The Candidatus Koribacter versatilis Ellin345 genome has a segment encoding these proteins:
- a CDS encoding carboxypeptidase-like regulatory domain-containing protein, which translates to MKMLRHVAMVMLLAGVTFAGVWLAQIEGTCLDEAGNPLANAELKFLDKHNGHRFSVKTDAKGKFFFGGVDPGAYSVTVLRGNQVAMEFPAIAISWSSRPQQLALDLAKHSIEVKRETRQAETLGGDTSPDDFTPVVVGDDAQTVAVRTAIEQAQKQGQNGDWAGAIATLKANAESSGAKYDMVWAQLASAYCHASKFEDCAAAYGKALALKEVGAYYNNRAQALVVLKRWNEVDHDMMLAEKMNPEHRVLYERNHGMMLVQKIQNGESDNTATDFEGAVRALSSVLQEEPANAELYYLRAYCQIRLLGVAKEPPAFSAIESGLRKYLELEPHGKHAEEVNAMLKSVEEEKR; encoded by the coding sequence ATGAAGATGCTCCGCCATGTCGCGATGGTGATGCTGCTCGCTGGCGTAACTTTTGCCGGGGTGTGGCTGGCGCAGATCGAAGGCACTTGTCTGGACGAAGCCGGCAACCCCCTCGCCAACGCCGAACTGAAATTTCTCGACAAGCACAACGGCCATCGCTTTTCCGTGAAGACCGACGCGAAGGGGAAGTTCTTCTTCGGCGGCGTGGATCCGGGTGCGTACTCGGTGACAGTATTGCGCGGCAACCAGGTGGCGATGGAATTTCCGGCGATCGCGATTAGCTGGAGTTCGCGGCCGCAGCAGTTGGCGCTGGACCTGGCAAAACATTCCATCGAGGTGAAGCGCGAAACACGCCAGGCGGAGACGCTCGGTGGAGACACTTCTCCAGACGACTTTACGCCGGTGGTAGTGGGAGATGACGCGCAGACCGTAGCGGTACGAACGGCAATCGAGCAGGCGCAAAAGCAAGGACAGAATGGAGACTGGGCCGGAGCGATTGCGACGCTGAAGGCGAACGCTGAGTCATCGGGCGCGAAGTACGACATGGTGTGGGCGCAGTTGGCGAGTGCGTATTGCCACGCTAGCAAGTTTGAAGATTGCGCTGCGGCGTACGGGAAGGCGCTTGCGCTCAAAGAAGTGGGTGCGTATTACAACAATCGCGCGCAGGCGCTGGTCGTACTGAAACGATGGAATGAAGTTGATCACGACATGATGCTGGCGGAGAAGATGAACCCGGAGCATCGCGTGCTCTATGAGCGGAACCACGGCATGATGCTGGTGCAGAAAATCCAGAACGGCGAGAGCGACAATACGGCTACGGATTTCGAGGGCGCAGTTCGTGCCTTAAGCTCTGTGCTGCAAGAAGAGCCGGCGAATGCTGAGCTTTATTACTTACGTGCATATTGCCAGATCCGATTGCTCGGTGTGGCGAAGGAACCGCCTGCGTTTTCGGCAATTGAGAGTGGACTGCGCAAGTATCTTGAGTTGGAGCCGCACGGGAAGCATGCCGAAGAAGTGAATGCGATGCTGAAGAGTGTGGAAGAAGAGAAGCGGTGA